In a genomic window of Streptomyces sp. SJL17-4:
- a CDS encoding helix-turn-helix transcriptional regulator, producing the protein MDEVSSLDQHTLGVYRAILFHKEHDPERLAKLLSCTTDQVEEALDLLTRLSLLAPSRDSPGRMRAVNPSLGLKVLLQREERELASRQQRIEQNRAALAALAAEYTASGPSGGLDGAEHLDNVDDIRIRLEALAESCTHESLAFHPTKALRAESVEAGRPLNERAMERGVRFRTIYLDSVAGDRVTRGHAQWMAERGSEIRTSPTLPMRLLIVDTTAAVVAGLPGQAQPSALLFSSQPVVLAMRALFEAYWEHSSPLDGPGDALLPGGLTPQERKLLQLLASGLTDEAVARALGIGVRTERRIVADLMERLGASSRFEAGVQATRREWI; encoded by the coding sequence AAACTCCTGAGTTGCACGACGGACCAGGTGGAGGAGGCGCTCGACCTTCTGACGCGGCTCTCCCTGCTCGCCCCGTCCCGGGACAGTCCGGGCCGGATGCGCGCGGTGAACCCGTCGCTCGGTCTCAAGGTGCTGCTCCAGCGGGAGGAGCGCGAACTCGCCTCGCGGCAGCAGCGGATCGAACAGAATCGTGCCGCCCTCGCCGCCCTCGCGGCCGAGTACACGGCATCGGGCCCGTCGGGCGGTCTCGACGGGGCGGAGCACCTCGACAACGTCGACGACATCCGCATCCGGCTCGAAGCCCTGGCCGAGTCCTGTACGCACGAGTCGCTCGCCTTCCATCCGACCAAGGCCCTGAGGGCGGAGTCCGTGGAGGCCGGCCGGCCCCTGAACGAGCGGGCGATGGAGCGTGGTGTGCGCTTCCGGACGATCTACCTGGACAGCGTCGCGGGTGACCGCGTCACCCGGGGCCACGCCCAGTGGATGGCGGAGCGCGGCAGCGAGATACGGACCTCGCCGACTCTCCCGATGCGTCTCCTCATCGTGGACACGACGGCGGCGGTCGTGGCCGGGCTGCCGGGTCAGGCCCAGCCGTCCGCGCTGCTTTTCAGCAGCCAGCCGGTGGTCCTGGCCATGCGGGCCCTGTTCGAGGCGTACTGGGAGCACTCCAGTCCCCTCGACGGGCCCGGTGACGCCCTGCTGCCCGGTGGGCTCACGCCGCAGGAGCGCAAGCTCCTGCAACTCCTGGCGAGCGGTCTCACCGACGAGGCGGTGGCGCGGGCGCTCGGCATCGGGGTGCGGACGGAGCGGCGGATCGTGGCCGACCTGATGGAGCGGCTCGGTGCGTCCAGCCGGTTCGAGGCGGGGGTGCAGGCGACGCGCAGGGAATGGATCTGA
- a CDS encoding CopD family protein, whose product MTLPGPFGTPSRLTAAVLAAVAVLVVALLGAGLAQAGTDELRIPAAGTTTLLRLLVFTGLAVHLGELVGCRLAGGGPRPRAWSVPASLLAAAASAGLLLLFAAVSGLSPSIVYGLREGRLVLVTANAFVLAALCAASRRPGLAALPLAVAVGAEALRAHPETYQPLVGTSLTFVHLTAASLWAGTLLYVLRTMRLRGGGREVLVRYARMAAWVYAALAVTGTATTLRKLPLDAVLSSAYGRVLLVKLVLFGGASLLALAARGRMLSGGDAQAPARVEVSVLAAIVVVSALLTVVPDAHGIVP is encoded by the coding sequence GTGACGCTTCCCGGACCTTTCGGTACCCCGAGCCGTCTGACGGCAGCGGTCCTCGCCGCAGTCGCCGTCCTCGTCGTCGCCCTGCTGGGCGCGGGCCTCGCCCAGGCGGGAACGGACGAGCTCCGGATACCCGCCGCGGGCACCACCACGCTGCTGCGGCTCCTCGTCTTCACCGGTCTGGCCGTGCACCTCGGCGAACTCGTCGGATGCCGGCTCGCGGGCGGAGGGCCACGGCCCCGCGCCTGGTCCGTACCCGCCTCCCTCCTCGCCGCGGCCGCCTCGGCCGGGCTCCTGCTGCTCTTCGCGGCCGTCAGCGGACTGAGCCCGAGCATCGTGTACGGGCTCCGCGAGGGCCGTCTCGTCCTCGTCACGGCCAACGCCTTCGTCCTCGCGGCCCTCTGCGCCGCATCCCGGCGCCCCGGGCTCGCCGCCCTGCCGCTCGCCGTCGCCGTCGGCGCCGAGGCGCTGCGCGCCCACCCGGAGACGTACCAGCCCCTCGTGGGCACCTCGCTCACCTTCGTCCACCTCACCGCCGCCTCCCTCTGGGCCGGCACGCTCCTGTACGTGCTCCGCACCATGCGGTTGCGCGGCGGCGGGCGGGAGGTCCTCGTCCGGTACGCCCGGATGGCCGCATGGGTGTACGCCGCGCTCGCGGTCACCGGCACCGCCACGACCCTGCGCAAGCTCCCCCTCGACGCCGTCCTGAGCAGCGCCTACGGCAGGGTCCTGCTGGTGAAGCTGGTGTTGTTCGGCGGGGCGAGCCTGCTGGCGCTCGCCGCCCGGGGGCGGATGCTGTCCGGCGGCGACGCCCAGGCACCCGCGCGCGTGGAGGTGTCCGTCCTCGCGGCGATCGTGGTCGTCTCGGCGCTGCTGACCGTGGTGCCGGATGCGCACGGCATCGTTCCCTGA
- a CDS encoding EF-hand domain-containing protein — translation MADIESARTAFNQFDADGDGFITAAEYKSLMARHGDFNVTETVAEVLIKQRDANGDGVLSWDEFWAHYSKV, via the coding sequence GTGGCGGACATCGAGTCGGCACGCACGGCATTCAACCAGTTCGACGCGGACGGCGACGGCTTCATCACCGCCGCGGAGTACAAGAGCCTCATGGCGCGCCACGGCGACTTCAACGTCACCGAGACGGTCGCCGAGGTCCTTATCAAGCAGCGCGACGCCAACGGCGACGGCGTCCTGTCCTGGGACGAGTTCTGGGCCCACTACAGCAAGGTCTGA
- a CDS encoding GNAT family N-acetyltransferase: MSSEVARILAAAARGEFPPPDGATTVVPQPGPRDAGVLAFTAHSVVFTDADPEWVRAALAAASSDPLAASMNPGFLVALMARTGRHMNTIDLLTVADALPGDPPMELREIVDPDHPRVARALKFRDEVRVWAADGGLVVLGRGVAGRWEAAVEVDEEVRHRGLGRALATAARHLTPDSVVWAQQSPGNARSVRAFQAAGYRPVASEALLVAG; encoded by the coding sequence ATGAGCAGCGAAGTGGCACGGATCCTGGCGGCGGCGGCGCGCGGGGAGTTCCCTCCCCCGGACGGGGCGACGACGGTGGTGCCGCAGCCGGGCCCCCGGGACGCCGGGGTGCTCGCCTTCACCGCCCATTCGGTGGTCTTCACGGACGCCGACCCGGAGTGGGTGCGGGCCGCGCTCGCGGCCGCGTCGAGCGATCCGCTGGCGGCCAGCATGAACCCGGGTTTCCTGGTGGCGCTGATGGCCCGTACCGGCCGGCACATGAACACGATCGACCTGCTCACCGTCGCCGACGCCCTGCCGGGCGATCCTCCGATGGAGCTCCGGGAGATCGTGGACCCGGACCACCCCCGGGTCGCGCGGGCGCTGAAGTTCCGCGACGAGGTCCGGGTGTGGGCGGCGGACGGCGGTCTCGTGGTCCTGGGGCGGGGCGTGGCGGGCCGCTGGGAGGCGGCGGTCGAGGTCGACGAGGAGGTACGCCACCGGGGCCTGGGCCGGGCGCTGGCCACGGCGGCCCGGCATCTCACGCCGGACTCCGTGGTCTGGGCCCAGCAGTCCCCCGGCAACGCCCGCAGCGTGCGTGCCTTCCAGGCGGCGGGCTACCGCCCGGTGGCCTCGGAGGCCCTCCTGGTCGCGGGCTGA